One genomic window of Ferrimicrobium sp. includes the following:
- a CDS encoding inorganic diphosphatase, which yields MVEVLANSRSQIGHNHLHRFLCLERGLFSLRACLANYGLILDSLAEGGDLLDAFIHTEYPVPCGCQAISWPVLLSWVTDEESPNVKLVLAPSSEPCWGDVGDLDDRLVSWRAENIGRITSYKDTEPCGLSCTMDCKDGSNKLGESGISRERFGERVLFHQRVRRI from the coding sequence ATCGTCGAGGTACTCGCGAACAGTCGGAGCCAGATCGGTCACAACCACCTCCATCGTTTCCTATGCCTGGAGCGAGGCCTGTTCTCGCTCAGGGCCTGTCTGGCCAACTACGGACTCATCCTCGACTCGCTGGCAGAGGGCGGAGATCTACTCGACGCGTTCATCCACACGGAGTACCCGGTCCCTTGTGGGTGCCAGGCTATCAGTTGGCCTGTGCTGCTGTCCTGGGTGACCGATGAGGAGAGTCCTAACGTCAAGTTAGTCTTGGCACCATCGAGTGAGCCTTGTTGGGGGGACGTTGGTGATCTCGACGACCGCCTGGTTAGCTGGCGGGCAGAGAACATAGGGCGTATCACCTCCTACAAGGACACAGAACCTTGCGGCTTGTCATGCACAATGGACTGCAAGGACGGCAGCAACAAGTTAGGGGAGAGTGGGATTTCGCGAGAGCGGTTCGGTGAGCGAGTGCTGTTCCACCAGCGGGTGAGGCGAATATGA